From Pseudoalteromonas viridis, one genomic window encodes:
- a CDS encoding LNS2 domain-containing protein — protein sequence MKLSRLAHITAKSVAIAAIAWSFGANALPQCPDPSWIEQNYVKPDVPSAGYRNGLNRLITWLPSFHMVHDEVVAEGNSVKVTAKFDYGAVAHKDLEFETVRFYLRGQQDSDWRYLGDAVTNSDGKASVTLPAMNAGQYRIYAAVPADGTGAEGFVTVIQPNTPAVLFDIDGTLTESDAEQIGDYTGIDRADQKEGAYSLVRRYLDLGYQPVYLTARVYWYAKGTRDWLNWMGLPRGFLRTSLSNETSLFRTAEYKIEQIQQLQSQGLNIVRAYGNAKTDAEAFIRAGLGAQNSFTIGPDAGHYGTTAITNNSYYSHITNEVDTYPAAQCE from the coding sequence ATGAAGTTATCAAGGTTGGCTCATATCACAGCTAAATCGGTTGCAATTGCAGCCATTGCATGGTCTTTTGGCGCGAATGCGTTGCCACAGTGCCCAGATCCAAGCTGGATTGAGCAAAACTATGTCAAACCTGATGTGCCCAGTGCCGGGTATCGCAATGGGCTTAATCGCTTGATTACCTGGTTGCCCAGTTTTCATATGGTACATGACGAAGTAGTAGCAGAGGGCAATAGTGTAAAAGTAACAGCAAAGTTTGATTACGGCGCGGTTGCACACAAAGACCTGGAATTTGAAACGGTCCGCTTTTATCTGCGCGGACAGCAAGACAGCGACTGGCGTTACCTGGGCGATGCCGTGACCAACAGCGATGGCAAGGCCAGCGTAACCTTACCGGCAATGAACGCGGGCCAGTACCGCATTTATGCCGCAGTGCCTGCCGATGGCACCGGGGCGGAAGGGTTTGTCACTGTCATACAGCCAAATACACCAGCCGTACTGTTTGATATTGACGGCACTTTAACCGAGTCGGACGCCGAACAAATTGGCGACTACACCGGGATTGATCGCGCCGACCAAAAAGAGGGCGCATACAGCCTGGTACGCCGTTATCTGGATCTGGGCTATCAGCCGGTTTACCTGACCGCGCGTGTTTATTGGTATGCCAAAGGCACCCGCGACTGGTTAAACTGGATGGGGCTGCCGCGTGGTTTCCTGCGTACCTCTTTGAGCAATGAAACCAGCCTGTTCAGAACCGCTGAATACAAAATTGAGCAGATCCAGCAGCTGCAATCGCAGGGCCTGAATATTGTACGTGCCTACGGAAATGCAAAAACCGATGCCGAAGCCTTTATTCGCGCCGGCCTGGGTGCACAAAACAGCTTTACCATAGGCCCGGATGCCGGACATTACGGCACCACGGCCATCACCAATAATAGCTACTATTCACATATAACCAATGAGGTAGACACCTACCCGGCGGCGCAGTGTGAGTAA